AACAGAACTTCTTTAGGACTGGCATTACATcgaataggagagagagaaaagtagaAAAACTGCTAATGACATGAAATCTGGAAACATGCAACAGCTTGATcaggatctgagagagagagaaagataggtaGCATCAGAACTAATGCAGCAAGAGAACAATTCTCATCAAGCATCTCACCCAaaacttttaatctaattttttttCCACTTGCACACTTcaagaattttctttttaaattttaaaaacacagtgGTATATTTTTCAACTGGTTCTGTTCTTGTGCAATGTTTAACATACTGCTACTAAAGACCTCTGTGAGCTTATTTAAGGCAAGTATTAACCCAGGTAAGAGTAAAAGCTGTGGGATTTAGTATgagaaaaagaaaggaaagacttgcatttatttagcccctttcatgacttcaggacgtcccaaacacttcacagtcaatgaagtacttttgaaggcagccaatttgtgcacagcaagatcccacaaatagcaataaaagaaatgaccagattatctgttttagagataaatattggtcaagacactgaggagaactcccctgatcttcgaataatgtcatgggatcctttacatccacctgagagggcagaaggggccttggtttaacgtctcacccgaaagactgaCACCTTTGGcaatgcagtactgcactggagtgtcagcctagattaggtgctcaagtctcaggagtggggcttgGATCCAcaacctttctgactcagaggcgagagtgttcccACTGAGGGTGTTGAACATCCGTATGGGTCCAGCACTGGTTGGCAAATATACCCCACAGGGCGATGTTTGTTTCGGAGTAATATACATCGAAACAAGTTACATTGTTAATCCAAAATGAACGATTGTCCTTCCTAATGAGTGAACTCTGACAGACATGTTAAAAAGGACTCACAAGTGGTGCTCAGTGGAAACACTGACCACCGGATGGCCTTGGTCATCTTGTGTCTATGATACCTCTTGGTCAATAAAGTGTTCATCTTGCCTCATATATATGACGTGTACTTTCTATGTAACTTTCTTTAAATGAGAGGACACCCCCTCAACTCTCACACCTCCTCCACTGACACTCCCCCACAACACTCCACTTTATTTTCGGAAGGGGACAGCCCGTCCATACACAGATAGCAAAAACAGACAACAAGGTGGATTGTAAACAGGATATTTGTAACACTGTAATCTGCCTTGGGACCTGTAACATAGCACAAGCTCAACCCGTGAGTTGCCCTGGGATCGCAGTTACGGTAATCTAATAATGATGCATCTTTTGCGAAATATCAGTTAACTGAAGGAGGGTCAACGAGGCCAACTGGGActtttctggggggggggggggggggctggcttAGAAAAGGTTGAACTGTGATGGTGAGATCGGATAGACATTCTTGACCATGTCTTGTTGGGATGgtacattggggggggggtctcagatcATTTCCCacccctcccattcccaccaacTCTGTTTGCACCAAGAGCAAGATAAGCACGTCCCGCGTCCCTTCATTCCCTTTAATGGTGCAACACGGGGTGAATGGAGCGATTCTAAAATAAGCCACCCCTCCCTCCACGTTCTGCAACTGAGTCCAAGGATTGAGGGCACATGTGGGGAGAGACGGGAAgaaccgccccgccccctccctcatgGTCAATGAGGCAAAGTCCCCATAAATAGATTTGAGTGAAGTATATTAGGGCGGTGTGgggctgtgtgagagagagcagcgTTAGAGCACGGCAGAGCTCGGAGTCCCGCAGCACCGCTATCCACAGGAGTCGGAGGTCTTTGATTTGATTTTTCCTTTACAATCTCTCCATTAAAATGAAATACTATTCAGCCCTGTCCAGGTACGTGGCCCCCCCGGTCAGCCTGAAGCCTACCCGGACCGTGCGCTTCCCCAATGACATCGTCTTCCAGGATCACATTCGCCAGGGTGACCTTGAGCAAGTCGGCCGGTTCATCAGAGCAAGGAAAGTGAAGCTGGACACCTTGTACCTGTCCGGTGAGTGCGGCGCAGATACCGCCCCTGTCCCAGGGAGGgaaccggggggggagggggctcccCCTGCCCTTGCTGggagtaggtggggggggggggatttataTTTGTAATAATTCTCAGTGGCACTTATTTGAGTTAAAAAGAAAACATCAAATTACTGGTGGATCCATCACAACCGACATTAAATACACCTTTACAAAAGAGCGATGGAAAATACGGAATGGATACAGATATAAGGTTCTAGCAAGTTTTATATGGAAGGAGCAGACAGTACAGTGCATTACAACACTGTCACACTTCCCCTGTCACACTTTCACCGTCACACTTCCACTGATTTTGAGCCCAGATCTCCAGTCTTACACAGTGCGTTAACCTCTTAATGCGTGTCTTTTTACTGTAACTTATAATGGGGGCAATTTACAGCTGGAATGTTGTGAGATTTCTCCACGGATTGACTTCACTCTTCCGCGGATAAACCTGTTCCATGTTTTATGTCTGGTGGCTTGTGAACTTCACAGATTTAAATACAGTGTGTTGATCCCTGTAATCAATCGGCTGTCAGATTTAGGCCTGTGCATTTATTCACGcgcaattaaaaaaaatgttttacagtGGTcttggaaacttttttttaacaaaaaacgGTCGGCTTTGCATTTTAATATTAGGAATGGCTGCACTGCACGAAGCGGTTCTGTCGGGGAACCTGGAATGTGTAAAATTGCTGATGAAATACGGGGCCGATATTCACCAGAGGGACGAGAATGGCTGGACTGCCCTGCACATGGCTTGCAGCGACGGGCACACAGAAATTGCGAAGTAAGAATAAACTTTATATCAATATTGACAGTCAGATCCGTCCAACTGGTTAGCCGTGGAGTGAATAGTTTGTGAAGTAGATTGAAAATAACCAAACTGTCTCTTGTCCATATCATTGCCTCTGTCCCTATACTGTCAGCCGcggctcagttggtatcactctcccctctgagacaGAATCAAAGAATTATAAAAtggtagaaaatttacggcacagaaagaggccattcggcccatcgtgtccgcgccggccgaaaatgagccactcagcctaatcacactttccatcacttggtccttcaggtgcacatccaggtaacttttttaatgagttgagggtttctgcctctaccaccctttcaggcagtgagttccagacccccaccaccctctgggtgaaaatttttttcctcagctcccctctaatccttctaccaattactttaaatctatgctccctgattattgacctctctgctaagggaaataggtccttcctatccactctatctaggcccctcataattttgtacacctcaattaaatcttccctcagcctcttctgttccaaagagaacaaccccagcctatccaatcgtttttcatagctaaaattctccagtcctggcgtcatcctggtaaatctcctctgtaccctctctggtgcaatcacatcctttctgtaatgtgaccagaacttgTACACAGTacgcaagctgtggcctaaccagtgttttggatccaactagccactttcctttggatcccatgggcttgtacttttttgaccagtctgccatgtgggaccttgtcaaaagccttgctaggaaggtcatgggttcaagtcttactctagggacttgagcacataatctaggctgacactccactgcagtactgagggagtgctgcactgtcagaggtgctgtctttcagaagagatgttaaactgaggccctgtatagCCCCTCAGGTGCACCTAAAAGATCTGATGGCACTTTtttgaaatgatgtggagatgccggtgatggactgcggtggacaaatgtaaggagtcttacaacaccaggttatggactataacctggtgttgtaagactccttacttttttgaaaaagagcaggggagttctccaccgtgtcctggccaatatttatccttcaacaacactgaaaaaacagattatctggtcattatctcattgctgtttgtgggagcttgctgtgtgcaaattggctgctgcgtttccctacattacaacagtgactacacttgaaaaaagtacttaattggctgtaaagcactttgggacatcctgagattgtgaaaggcactatataaatgcaggtctttctgttcTTTTTTAATATAATGTCTTCCAGCCAGCCACCCCTCTGGTACCAGCTCATTGCCTGCTCTCCCTGCTGTACCATCACTCTCTGCCCCTTTAGCAATGATGCCTCTCTCTTCTAAAGCACCCTCTCCAGATCCATCAGCCTTGCCACCTGCCATTCTGCTTTCGAAAACCTCCTCAAAATCCTTCTCTTTGATAGTGACTTCACCTCCTATGatttaatttatttaacaaaTTCATTTGTTCCCCCTCCGCCTCTAACCCAACTGGTCCCAACTCCCTTCAAATCACTCTGAGGGGCAGTGAGGGTGTCTCTGGACCATGTGTTcactgaggagggaggggggggggttgggctGTTCAGTACTGCTCGTATTTGTCCTGACATCCTTGTGAGAGTAGCAGGAGTTCTTAAAATTAGTGTTTCGtttttaaataaagaatgagCCTCGCCTTCACGGAATCGCCGCACGACCAGTTTCTGCCTATAAATGACCACAAGCTCACATGATGCACTTtcatacagtacaacagtgacgacatttcaaaggtacttcattggctgtaaagcgctttggggcatcctcaagttgtgaaaggcactatataaatgccaatcTTTCTTTAAGAACACTGAAGCCTGTGATCCTTTTTGTGTAGGAACCAT
The nucleotide sequence above comes from Heptranchias perlo isolate sHepPer1 chromosome 23, sHepPer1.hap1, whole genome shotgun sequence. Encoded proteins:
- the LOC137341360 gene encoding protein phosphatase 1 regulatory subunit 27-like; the protein is MKYYSALSRYVAPPVSLKPTRTVRFPNDIVFQDHIRQGDLEQVGRFIRARKVKLDTLYLSGMAALHEAVLSGNLECVKLLMKYGADIHQRDENGWTALHMACSDGHTEIAKYLLSQGARVDTVNDEGEVPADLIDPEDVKLRALFEARGAV